One part of the Marispirochaeta sp. genome encodes these proteins:
- the tig gene encoding trigger factor, translating into MVANKEIEKLEKSAVKLTVTVAKEDVRKEFDGLVDTYCKSAHIKGFRKGKVPAGILLQKFGDSIRYETSMKLIEESLKELFEEIEERPIAYSTPELQDEALVNEDEEFTFSVKYDVFPDITVGEYKGLTVEEPEVKIGKKEIDAELEKIRDQNSVVMEKEDPAAKDDIVTIDYVELDENGTEVEGTRREDFVFTVGSGYNLYKIDDELVGMKAGDEKEIKKSFPEDFEDKELAGSEKIIKATLKVVKDKQLPALDDELAQDVNEKFETLKDLKDDIKKRLESSLEQRLRSIKIDSLLEQIVSKSEIDVPESMIAAELENSWRNFQMQSRMPEEQLLQILAMQGKDKAALLSEWKDDAEKSLKAQLVIGKLIEAEDIKVSDEDYEKELAEQAERSDMTLEQTREYVENNKMEEYLRSDLLNRKLFDRLLELSEVKKGQKESYVDVMNKNN; encoded by the coding sequence ATGGTTGCGAATAAGGAAATTGAAAAACTGGAAAAATCCGCCGTAAAACTGACGGTCACGGTGGCAAAAGAAGACGTACGTAAAGAGTTCGACGGGCTGGTAGATACATACTGCAAAAGCGCCCACATAAAGGGTTTTCGTAAAGGGAAAGTTCCCGCCGGTATTCTCCTGCAGAAATTCGGTGACAGCATCCGTTACGAAACTTCCATGAAACTCATCGAGGAGAGCCTTAAGGAACTTTTTGAAGAGATCGAAGAACGTCCCATTGCATACTCCACCCCGGAACTGCAGGATGAGGCCCTCGTTAATGAAGATGAAGAGTTTACCTTTTCGGTCAAGTACGACGTTTTCCCCGATATCACCGTGGGTGAATACAAGGGACTCACTGTTGAAGAACCTGAAGTCAAGATCGGCAAGAAAGAGATCGACGCAGAGCTTGAGAAAATCCGGGACCAGAATTCTGTCGTCATGGAAAAAGAGGACCCTGCGGCTAAAGACGACATTGTTACTATTGATTATGTAGAGCTCGATGAAAACGGGACTGAAGTTGAAGGGACCCGACGTGAGGATTTTGTCTTTACTGTTGGATCCGGTTATAACCTGTACAAGATCGACGACGAACTTGTCGGCATGAAAGCCGGTGACGAGAAGGAGATCAAGAAGAGTTTCCCCGAGGATTTCGAGGATAAGGAACTTGCGGGCAGCGAAAAGATCATCAAAGCAACCCTTAAGGTGGTCAAGGACAAACAGCTTCCTGCGCTGGACGATGAGCTGGCCCAGGATGTTAACGAGAAGTTCGAGACCCTCAAGGACCTGAAGGACGACATCAAGAAACGCCTTGAAAGCAGCCTTGAGCAGCGCTTGCGGTCCATTAAGATCGATTCTCTTCTTGAGCAGATCGTGTCAAAATCAGAAATTGACGTTCCGGAATCGATGATCGCCGCTGAGCTGGAGAACTCCTGGAGAAACTTCCAGATGCAGTCCCGCATGCCCGAGGAGCAGCTGCTTCAGATCCTTGCGATGCAGGGAAAAGACAAAGCCGCCCTTCTGTCCGAATGGAAGGATGACGCGGAAAAATCTTTGAAAGCACAACTTGTTATAGGAAAACTGATTGAAGCCGAAGATATTAAGGTAAGCGACGAAGACTACGAAAAGGAGCTTGCTGAACAGGCCGAACGCAGCGATATGACCCTTGAACAGACCAGAGAGTATGTGGAAAACAACAAGATGGAAGAGTACCTCAGGTCCGACCTTCTGAACCGCAAGCTTTTCGACCGGCTCCTGGAGCTGTCGGAGGTTAAAAAGGGCCAAAAAGAGTCCTATGTGGACGTAATGAATAAAAATAATTAA
- the clpP gene encoding ATP-dependent Clp endopeptidase proteolytic subunit ClpP gives MNEQMNTLVPIVVEQTGVGERSYDIFSRLLKDRIVFIDGEVNDISADLVVAQLLFLESQDPERDISLYINSPGGSVTAGLAIYDTIQHIKADVQTICLGQAASMGAMLLTCGTAGKRYALPSSRILIHQPWGGVQGQASDIGIQAREIVRLKRMLIDYFSQHTGKPVSVIEKDLERDYFLSAQEAVDYGLVDSVLIRGGNGKNA, from the coding sequence ATGAATGAACAGATGAACACCCTGGTTCCGATTGTGGTTGAACAGACCGGCGTCGGAGAACGATCGTACGATATTTTCTCGCGGCTGTTAAAAGACCGTATTGTTTTTATAGACGGGGAGGTCAACGACATCAGCGCTGATCTTGTTGTGGCTCAGCTTCTGTTCCTTGAATCCCAGGATCCTGAACGCGATATCAGTCTGTACATAAACTCTCCCGGAGGATCGGTTACTGCCGGTCTGGCCATTTATGATACGATTCAGCACATAAAGGCTGACGTGCAGACAATCTGTCTGGGGCAGGCAGCCTCCATGGGGGCAATGCTTCTGACCTGCGGGACCGCCGGTAAGCGCTATGCCCTGCCCTCCTCCCGTATTCTGATTCACCAGCCCTGGGGCGGTGTTCAGGGGCAGGCCTCTGATATCGGTATTCAGGCCCGGGAGATTGTCCGGCTGAAACGTATGCTGATTGATTATTTCAGCCAGCATACTGGCAAACCGGTTTCAGTAATAGAAAAAGACCTTGAACGGGACTATTTTCTCTCAGCTCAGGAAGCAGTTGACTACGGCCTTGTAGACAGTGTTCTTATAAGGGGTGGAAATGGCAAAAACGCGTAA
- the clpX gene encoding ATP-dependent Clp protease ATP-binding subunit ClpX, whose product MAKTRNDGLKVCSFCGKSADIARRLIAGPGVFICDECVNVCKKILDEEEDVLTSEFIDDVPTPQEIKGYLDNYVIGQETAKKVLSVAVYNHYRRITHKGIIDDEVELEKANVLMTGPTGTGKTLLAKTLAKKLKVPFAIADATTLTEAGYVGEDVENILLKLIQNAGNNIAAAERGIIYIDEIDKISRKGENASITRDVSGEGVQQALLKIIEGTVASVPPQGGRKHPNQEMLKIDTNNILFICGGAFVGLDKIIESRTLEHPMGFGANVRSSEEKDLADLYSKLHPDDLIKFGLIPEFIGRLPITVNLTNLEKKDLKRIITEPKNSIVKQYQSLMKLDGVDLIFTDEAIDAIAQQALERKTGARGLRSIVENIMMDIMYDIPSIDGEKKVVITGDVIRGEEKPEILLNRKSA is encoded by the coding sequence ATGGCAAAAACGCGTAACGACGGATTAAAAGTTTGTTCATTCTGCGGAAAAAGCGCCGATATCGCCCGCCGGCTTATAGCCGGACCCGGCGTCTTTATCTGTGATGAGTGCGTCAATGTCTGCAAGAAGATCCTCGACGAAGAAGAAGACGTTCTTACCTCCGAGTTTATAGACGACGTACCGACTCCCCAGGAGATAAAAGGCTATCTGGATAATTACGTAATCGGTCAGGAGACAGCAAAAAAGGTACTCTCTGTGGCTGTTTACAACCATTACCGCCGCATTACACATAAGGGTATCATCGACGACGAGGTTGAACTGGAAAAAGCCAACGTCCTTATGACAGGACCCACAGGTACCGGCAAAACCCTGCTGGCAAAGACTCTCGCCAAGAAGCTGAAAGTTCCCTTTGCCATTGCCGACGCTACCACCCTTACCGAGGCCGGTTATGTTGGAGAGGATGTTGAAAACATTCTGCTTAAGCTGATCCAGAACGCAGGTAATAACATTGCGGCCGCCGAACGGGGTATTATCTATATCGACGAGATCGACAAAATCTCCCGTAAAGGTGAAAATGCTTCCATAACCCGGGACGTATCGGGAGAGGGTGTCCAGCAGGCCCTGCTGAAGATAATCGAGGGAACCGTTGCGTCCGTTCCGCCCCAGGGGGGCCGGAAACACCCGAACCAGGAGATGCTCAAGATCGATACCAATAATATCCTCTTTATCTGCGGCGGTGCCTTTGTGGGTCTGGACAAGATAATCGAGTCCAGAACCCTGGAGCACCCTATGGGTTTTGGTGCCAATGTGCGGTCTTCGGAAGAAAAAGATCTGGCTGATCTCTACTCCAAGCTGCATCCTGATGATCTTATCAAATTTGGTCTTATACCTGAGTTCATTGGCAGGCTTCCCATTACCGTAAACCTGACCAACCTGGAAAAAAAGGATCTTAAGCGGATTATCACCGAACCCAAGAACTCCATTGTCAAGCAGTATCAGTCCCTCATGAAACTCGACGGTGTGGATCTCATCTTTACCGATGAGGCTATTGATGCGATCGCCCAGCAGGCCCTGGAACGTAAAACCGGTGCCCGTGGGCTGCGTTCCATTGTTGAGAATATCATGATGGATATTATGTACGATATCCCCTCGATCGACGGCGAAAAGAAGGTTGTAATAACCGGCGATGTTATCAGGGGCGAAGAAAAACCGGAAATACTGCTGAACAGAAAGAGCGCATGA